The DNA region ATCTCTACCGCGGGCTCATAAAGATCGAAAAGTGGAACGCGCTTATCACACTCAAGTCGCTTTATCTCACCGGCGGGCTTGCGGCGACCGCGAAGGACCCGCTCTGGAAATACCACTGGGTGAAAGAAAACGAGCCGGAGATATTCGCCCGCGCGCACAAGTGGCTGGACGTGAAAGACTACCTCATTCACCGGTGCACCGGGAAATTCGGGATGACGCAGGACTCCGCGAACATCACCTTCCTGTACGACACCCGTCCGGGAAAGCTCAAATGGCACAAGGGACTGTGCAAAACCTTCAACGTGAACATGGACCACCTTCCGCCCGTGGTGAACTCCACCGACGTGGTGGGTCACCTGACGCCGGAGGCGGCGGCCCAGATGGGGCTCGTCGAGGGCGTGCCCGTCTTCGGGGGAGGGGGCGACGTGCCGCTCACGCAAATAGGCGCCGGCTGCACCAAGCTCCACGACACCCACATCTACGTGGGGACCTCCGGCTGGGTGGTCTCGAACGTGAACAAGCGCATGGTGGACGTGAGTAACTTCATCGCATCCATCCTGGGGGCTGTTCCCGGCATATATAACTACGTCGCCGAGCAGGAGACCTCGGGGGCCTGCCTCAAGTGGGTGCGCGATCACCTCGCCCTTGACGAGATCGGGGTCTACCTGGAGGCGCAGCACGTCGCCGAGAAAAACCAGGAATACGAAAGCCTGTTCGATTACCTGAATGCCGTGGTGGAACAGACGGCGCCCGGCTCCGGGGGGGTGATCTTCACGCCCTGGCTCCATGGGAACCGCTCCCCGCGCGAGGACCCGTACTCGAGGGGCATGTTCTTCAACCTGAGCCTGTCCACGGGAAAGCGGCAGATGATCCGATCGGTGCTCGA from Spirochaetota bacterium includes:
- a CDS encoding carbohydrate kinase — protein: MSDITYIITHDVGTTGNKSCIYRIADRIEMVDSWMVEYPFYTTPDGGVEQKADDWWNAICTATKAIMARTKLDPKLVRGMAFCAQMQGSIFVDEKGAALRNPMSYMDGRAVKQIERYLYRGLIKIEKWNALITLKSLYLTGGLAATAKDPLWKYHWVKENEPEIFARAHKWLDVKDYLIHRCTGKFGMTQDSANITFLYDTRPGKLKWHKGLCKTFNVNMDHLPPVVNSTDVVGHLTPEAAAQMGLVEGVPVFGGGGDVPLTQIGAGCTKLHDTHIYVGTSGWVVSNVNKRMVDVSNFIASILGAVPGIYNYVAEQETSGACLKWVRDHLALDEIGVYLEAQHVAEKNQEYESLFDYLNAVVEQTAPGSGGVIFTPWLHGNRSPREDPYSRGMFFNLSLSTGKRQMIRSVLEGMAYHKRWMLEAMEKKIPYRESLRFVGGGAKSAVGSQIMADVTGRTIETIDNCINAGTIGASIVCAVGLGIMKNFEDARSLVPVAKVYEPRKNLKGMYDKQFDVFTKLYEKNAKLFRSLNEDQGA